A segment of the Mytilus trossulus isolate FHL-02 chromosome 12, PNRI_Mtr1.1.1.hap1, whole genome shotgun sequence genome:
GTCCAGCAATCCTTTCTTTTATGGGATAGTTAGTTAAGCTACATGTACATGGCAAATATAGTTATTTTGTGATCTGGCTCCATGTGGCCTGTAGAGTTGACAACATGTGTACATACATTGTatgtgtatttaattttgattttgaaaatgataacaattttatatgtatacatttatttcagtgCATGAATGAGACTATTGGAACTTTTAagcatgtttttgttttagtctGGTGAATTTCAAGAATGTATTTTATGGAATGTGGTTTGCATGATACATTTTGCATCTATAGCTTGTGACCTATATTTTATCCTTGGAGATCGTCATGGTGAATGAGGTGAAGGTCAAAGGTTGGTTGatggaaattttataaatttagaattaaaaaaatttgtataCATTGTGTTTGTAATTTGCATATCTGTGCtttattgtaattattgtaaatataatattttgttattatagaTTGCTTTAGTctccattttgaaatttatagaaCCCTAAATTTAAGCATGTTTTAACTGTCAGTAGCgtagcttttaaaaaaaattaaaatcaaaagtctATTTCAATCCAGAGTTAATTCAAACAGCCTGAAATGTTCTCCCACAACATGATATCCTCAGTATAatctacaaaaatatgtaatacaatGAAAGGGAGGGGGGGTGTGTGTTTTAAAATCATGTTTGAGAATTAGGTATATGAAAATGAGATTTTTAGTTGGACTTAAATTACATCGATCATACATTGTTCATTTATgtcgtgtagaaaaaaagttACTGCAGTGTGATTGTTGAAATGAGAAAACACGAatttgtgtatcaaaataaattccatgaaaattcaatcagtaattttgtcagatatttACCCTTGTCACTGCCTGACTGCTAATTAATACTACAGACAGAAACTTACAGTAGATGTACAATTCTACagatcaaattttcatctgatTTGATTCTTTTTTGGTATTTAACATCACTGTCAGCACTAATGGTGGTCAGTTTAAAAGGTGGAGGTGCTTGGAAAGGAAAACTGTCAGATCATAGCAGAATTTACTTGCAAGGAGCTAGGGTTACAACtgacaacctcagtgttgactggcttaTGATTGCCAAACTTTAAATTACCAGAATTATGTTCTATATacagttaaattttacaacATGACATTCTgtcttatgtattttttttctgcatttgattgttttcaaaatatatttcaatttcctGTTCTCTCATTTCCAAAAATCACACAGTAGTTGACacttatgtttgtgtttttttcaaattaatgaaactttaattcataataaaaggaaaatgaaatgaagcttgttctttttttcattgaCGAAACAGTGAAATCTTAATGACAAGACACTCCTTAACTTTAGGGCAAGACACCCCAGGAAGGAGAGCAGTCATGGGAGGGAACTACTGAGGAACAACGGAAAGAGGATGTCAAGAAGGCATCTACACCAACAGAAGAGACACGCCCACCCTGGAAAGGGGTTCTTGTGGAGTGTGCTAAATTATGGACTTATTTGTCAGGTGTTGCAACTTTTGAGAGGACAAATATGTTGAGGAAAGGGAGAGAAgtacacaaaatatatgttgaagtCATTAAAGGAAAGACTTTTTTAGATGATCAGTTTACGTTGACAGAATTTGGCCGAATGGTCTTACAGAATGGCACCATCAGAGCAGGACGTGCAAAAAATGCCAAACAGATTGTTGTTGCTAGGGAGACACTCTATTGTAGTGGATCTGGAGCCTGTAAAAGGGCCTGTGGTTACTATGGAGAATGTATGCCAGGTAGTTAATGACAAATTTTATCTGGAATGACTTTTTtccacatgtacatgtagatattAGAATAACTGGATTAGATTGTAattcttatataaatgtttatatggTCGAAATGACATGAAATTGCATTCAAAAGCAAATAGTTTTGATTGGTTGCATTGACTTAAAAGGGAGTAGAATACCTTTAAAAACTTTATGGGTGTTTTGTTAGATTGCTGTGGCATTgatattgaaaacatatttaatgAATCGTTTTCCATAGGCTTCTGATAAAACAGCAAGAAATATTTAATCTTGTTGAAATAATTCTGTACAAAACACTTGTTTCAACAACTaagttattatgacatgtttaaAGAAGAATTAATAGCTTTTAGCAaaaatttgtgcattttttaatttttaaagataagtcactatattaaaacttttttgaaagaaattctTAGTTCTTCTTTGTCATTGATGAGACAACATGACCTTATTTCTTGTTActgttcatgtacatgtaaatttatgaaaattttgaaagtgttaaattttgctTTCAGGATGTGACAAGACAAAAATGAGAGGTCACAAGTGTAGCTACAGAGTCAAACTAACCATGCGTCTTGGTTACGTCAATCATTGGTTCGTAGAAGTTCTCGGTTCACATGACCAGTTCGCTGCTTCTAACTACAACCTAAGCCAAAGTATCATGAACTCTCCATTATCAAAGAGCAATAGTCCGTCTTCACCAAACCAAAGAACTCCACCTAGTGGACGAAAGCCAGAATCACCATGCCATTCACCAAAAATGACTTCGTCACCAAATAAGAACTTGCCAAATAGTGATGCTTTAAGTAACGGTGCTATAAATACAATGCCAATGAACTTGCCTACTCATAATTTGCCAAATTCTCTTGCCCCACTCATAAATAACTTGCCAAATTCAGTGTTATCTAGTCAAATGGGTTTGCCATTAGGATTCCAACATGTGTTGCCAATTGCCTCACAGTCTGCCATATTTCCTAGTCAGGGTAACCATGGTAACTTGGCCAGTCTGTTTGCCGGTGCTTCTAGTCAGTATTTTCCAATAACACAGAACACAGACCATTCTTCTCCACAAGATGTTCCATTACCTCTAGTCAAAGTGAAAAAAGAACCCATGGATGTGGAAATTGAAAAAGCTGTTGCCATGGAAATTAATGAAGCTTTAAATAGAAATGGGTTGGGTATATCAAGTCCACCACAGGAAAGAGCCAAAGCACGAAAGAGATTTACACCAGTCCAAAGAGAAAATAGAATGTTTTCAATAAACAGCATGGCTACAGATTCTGATAGGAATGGAACCCGACATGATCTTGATTCGCACGTAAGAAAAGAATTACGAGAATTAGTAACTCGACGTGAACATGAGCGTGGAGCAATGGGGTCAACTGCTGATTCTGTTTCTAACGATTCGCCCATTAATTATAGTATAAATGGTGATAAAAATTGTGATGATGCGTACACATATGTTTGGGATGGAGATACACGATCTTCTGAGGTTAATGATGGGGAAGGCAAACCAAAGGTATTTTCTCATCTCttgtatattgtaaaatataatattaggtattatatatattgtattcttttctttttatttatatatattttagggAAAGGATTGTTGCTAAATAagtgcaaattaagaaaaaataatatataaggaGTAAATGTTGATTAGATTAATTGTCTTTGCTTAACATTTCTAGTCTACAAGTCAAACgctattttttttggtaaatttagGTTGGATTCTGTTGGCTTGAGAAGAGAATAATTTTACAAGCCTACGAGTACGTTAACATGCCAATGCTGTAGGACTTGTGGTTAAGCATGAAGACTGAtgtgacattaaaaaaaaacgtcttTTAAGCTTATACCTAaacattaaaattgtaaatacaaaccaaatattttaaactcaaaCATACATTTAGATGTAACATGGATTCATGAGTTTTCTCTCCAGCTTGTGTAAGCTCTGGTTTGGCCAGTAGCTTGATAGTTATTAGTTCTAATGTATAAACACTTCAATGATCTTTCAGTCACCTACTTCCAGTTTGCCTATGCTTCAATTTTTTCAGTTTGATGGATGAACTTTGATATTTTGCACACATTTATTGTAGACAACAATGTTGCATTTGGTCAGCAGCTGAACCTTAATAGGTTATAACATGTGAACGTTTGTAGGATACATCAAACAACCTCTTCATcttttagataattttttacCATAGATAAAGTGAGAAaattttaatagcaaaaatgaccagcaaggcaagatctacaaataagccAGAAAGGCTTAAAATGTTTGGTCAACTGTTATTCAAGTAATTgctgtctgtttttttttatatacctttTTTAGGGAATGAATTACCAATTAACTTGAAAtctaaatacaatataaatacaaactttgaaaaggaaaagttacCAACAGGATATTAAAGTTCATGTACTACAAATACCTCATTATGATTGAAATTTATAGAGTTCTTAGTAAATAAACTGATCATTGCTGAAGGTACAGGTGACCCACACATGCTTTTTAGAGCTTTCAGAGTAATAGATACTATCTTTACTTTCAGTGGTCATTATGTTcttatataattctaaaaataagtAACCAAAATAAGATACAAGCTAAAATCTTGATTGGAGAacaatgtcttaaaaaaaattgtgaagtacttcactttaatttattttgaaaataatttgtagAGCTTTTAAGAAATTGTCCCaggaaatcttttaaaaaagattttcttcaaattataaatatactttttttaagcTAAAAAGTCTTGatcaaatattatttgaaattgacAATATAGATATGTCTTGTTTGATTGTATGTAGATAATCAATGGCATAGAGCTCTTAAGTTCCTTATCTTTTTTGTATGGGTGCTATTCAATTTCATGCTAAAAGATTGTGAATCATTTTTCCTAAAAATTTTAGCTACCCAGTTAAAGTCTAAAGTTTTTCATCGATCATACTAATTGCCATGGCAACAACATTTATTGGTAAAATTTGTAGAGAGGAAAATAAAGACTAGCTAGTTTTGGGTGACAGAGAGGGAAATTAAGCTATTAGCATATAAATGAACAAGATCTTGGTGTTGTTTGAGGGTGGACGTTAATTTTAATCAATATCTTTGCTGTGTGCTAATATTCATTTAATTCTGGAATGAAAGCTTGGTTAATGTGTTAGTAACATGGTATGGGTTTATGGTACATATCCTTTGCAATATGGGATTTTGATGCAGAGCGATTGAAAAGTGTTGAAAAATAGACAATTCATTACGGCTTTTGGAAttgaaaatgatttcaaattatACAGGTCATTATCAAGGTTATAGAGAAAAGATGTTCTATCTTGTCCATTGTAAAGTCCATAGTTATGTGATAGTGGTTATCGAACATATATAAGCATAAGCATGATTTacatagttgatattgcattgCATGTATAGACACAAACGTGAGTTTTAAAAGTTTGGGATTATTgggatttataaataaaaatttgagtTTTCTGGAAATCAAGGTGAAAATGAAatctttattgaaaaaaagtttgaaagggTATCATTTTGGGCTATTCATGTTTACATTCCAGCATTTATACACCCTTAACTATTATAAGAAAATTGGGTTGAAGTACATGTAGGTAAATGTTATTATTGGGAAAACACCCCATTCCAGCCCAAAAAGGCTGGATTAAGGAAATCTTGTCCAGACAACCCTTGTCCAAGGTTTTGAAATGGACTTGATAAAGATTCACTACATTTTGGTTTTGATAAGAGGGATTATTACAACATTTATAATTGAGTTATTCCTTCAAGCATTGGTGTTCAGTAGACTTTAATGTTAGCACTTGTAGACTTTGTTACTTATTTAGTATGACTTTACGGAtatgtttgtatttaatttataaaatagaatatatgtctaattttattgaataattgtcGTCTCCACCTGAcattaaaacaagtaaaattcGGTATATATTTTCGCTGATATTTTCCTATTTTAATGACAAGTTTCTGTCAtttacaaggaaatgaaattacaaTTAGATTTTAATTGTTCTACCTGTAACGAATTTTTGCCGCAGGACACAAAGTGAATGTCGTTTGTTATCGCTCTTTGGAACACAAATTCCTTggattatttttgtcattaagtCATAAACTTGTCTAATATTGTCAGAACAATACATCATTTTAGTATTCTATATTGGGGTGAAAGGGTGTTAAAGATGAAAGGGGTACATGGAAGGGAAAACTAAACTTTAAGGTAGAATTAAAGATGGCTGATCATAGTGATAAATATGCaagattaaaacaatcaaaatttcctttaaaaaaaaattgctctCAAGCATGTCTTGTTCAAAGATCAGTTTAAGTTTCTCTATATATGAAGGAATTAAAGATGTTGCAAGCTGTGGTCATCTTAAGTGTTAGTGTAACTTATAAACTTTATGGTCATTCTCATACTAAAAACCAGTTAATATAAAATCACTGTACATTTTAATGATTTACTATTAATTAAAATCTTACAGTTACATTCTTAAAAGAATTTTAATGGCTGGTGGAATTGTGGGTTTATTTTGTATTCTCCCATGCCATTGAAGTCTTAGTTGTGTATCAGTATTTCATATTCACATCtttaatactaaaaaaatcatatctctttgacacatttcccatttccattttcaattttatacaaaaaaaagtaaatattcaatACATTAAGTGCATCAAGTTTAACTAAAGCATTGCATCCTTTCcatattttattatctgaattaaacatatatgtatgtttttacatatacacatgtatttagtcaaatatatttatgtttgtatatatttatgcgtgaatgacaattttgacttaCTATTTACTTATCAGTCAATTtataatgcatatttatatatggtGCATGTACTAGTACATTGTAATCATTTGGAGGCTTTTTTTACACTGATATTGAAAATGTTTCAGTGTATCAATGGTTAATTcatatgttaaaatagatatcaTGATGAAATAATCCTACTTAGAGTGGGGTGTTGGATGGATGTATAGAGTTAACATCCTCCTCTCTGAAACCAATTCCAACAAACTTTGTACAATTAACTCTTTAGCTCGAAGGATTTTTATAAGTATGCTTGGAATTGTACCCCCTGAACTTTAAGGTATTCTGTAAGAACTTTATCTGCATTCACATACCTATTGCTactgaaaaatatatgataGATATTTGGTTCTAACAAAAGGAGGTATTTGTCCTCTCAATCTTACAGTGAGGGTaatatgacaattgtattaCCCTTAATGTAAAAGAAGGTGGATAGCAGGGGGTATTTGTCCTCTCAATCTTACAGTGAGGGCAATATGACACTTGTATTACCCCTAATGTCACAGAAGGTGGATAGCAGGAGGTATTTGTCCGGTCAATCTTACAGTGAGGGCAATATGACAAACATCTTACCCTCAATGTAAAAGAAGGTGGATAGCAGGAGGTATTTGTCCTCTCAATCTTACAGTGAGGGCAATATGACACTTGTATTACCCCTAATGTCACAGAAGGTGGATAGCAGGGGGTATTTGTCCTCTCAATCTTACAGTGAGGGTaatatgacaattgtattaCCCTTAATGTAAAAGAAGGTGGATAGCAGGGGGTATTTGTCCTCTCAATCTTACAGTGAGGGCAATATGACACTTGTATTACCCCTAATGTCACAGAAGGTGGATAGCAGGAGGTATTTGTCCGGTCAATCTTACAGTGAGGGCAATATGACAAACATCTTACCCTCAATGTAAAAGAAGGTGGATAGCAGGAGGTATTTGTCCTCTCAATCTTACAGTGAGGGCAATATGACACTTGTATTACCCCTAATGTCACAGAAGGTGGATAGCAGGAGGTATTTGTCTGGTTAATCTTACAGTGAGGGCAGTATGACAAACGTCTTACCCTCAATGTAAAAGAAGGTGTATAGGAGGGGGTATTTGTCCTGTCAATCGTACAGTGAAGGCAATATGACACGTCTTACCCCTATAAATGTAACAGTACTTTGATCATGTCAAAAGAATTTTCCTTTCAGCCAATGATTCATTTATAACTGGGTATTAATATATGTGTAAGCTATTAGTTATCAATTACTCGCACCCTTTGACTCTGTCTCTCACACCTTGTCAAACATTTTATATCTTGGGTATCCACGGTTTTGTCAGATAGCTAATAGGGTATGCATAAATTATGTTCTAATCACCAACATCAGAAAAACAGCCTTTTATCAAAATACGTTTATAGCTTTCATCTGATAcataaacttataaatattagttACAATAAATTGTTACTGGGTAGGTCGCATAGGAGAAAATTCACTTCTCCGGGGTATGCATATTTAATGATATTATAATTTCGGTTTATTTCTTGAACAATAACGATGT
Coding sequences within it:
- the LOC134692826 gene encoding uncharacterized protein LOC134692826, with protein sequence MAAPDTDVSLQIEPSKTPAKLEDLSKEGKTPQEGEQSWEGTTEEQRKEDVKKASTPTEETRPPWKGVLVECAKLWTYLSGVATFERTNMLRKGREVHKIYVEVIKGKTFLDDQFTLTEFGRMVLQNGTIRAGRAKNAKQIVVARETLYCSGSGACKRACGYYGECMPGCDKTKMRGHKCSYRVKLTMRLGYVNHWFVEVLGSHDQFAASNYNLSQSIMNSPLSKSNSPSSPNQRTPPSGRKPESPCHSPKMTSSPNKNLPNSDALSNGAINTMPMNLPTHNLPNSLAPLINNLPNSVLSSQMGLPLGFQHVLPIASQSAIFPSQGNHGNLASLFAGASSQYFPITQNTDHSSPQDVPLPLVKVKKEPMDVEIEKAVAMEINEALNRNGLGISSPPQERAKARKRFTPVQRENRMFSINSMATDSDRNGTRHDLDSHVRKELRELVTRREHERGAMGSTADSVSNDSPINYSINGDKNCDDAYTYVWDGDTRSSEVNDGEGKPKDLISRVQQLESHVKQLRNVVLKNQGDTKHSRKQKQKEFDFKKYNTRHVALKISYLGWDYHGFAVQEDTDKTIELALFDALIKTKLIESREVSNYHRCGRTDKGVSAFSQVISIDLRTNLLEGPGVKVREDGTANDRPGDKTLEIKYVHILNKVLPQEIRVLAWTPVNKDFSARFDCKKRTYKYFFPKGNLNLQIMSEAADKLVGEHDFRNFCKMDVGNGVVNFMRRIVKADIAVLDERDSEYQMCELTITGLAFLWHQIRCIVTVLFLVGQGNEKPQIIDELLDIDKHPRKPQYSMASELPLNLFDCEFSDDIEWIYEADWHEENIRHLQQMWAQHAVRTAMLKRMLEAMDTAKVETDSDIAPWVDLSPPLYSQSDWIVPGKVKVYKPLLDRQKCESLEDRIEHFAKRRKIMSATESSAETT